DNA sequence from the Oryza brachyantha chromosome 5, ObraRS2, whole genome shotgun sequence genome:
TGCCATCATCTGTGTTCTGTCTTGGCTCCAAAACATGCTTAGCCCCTGGGTGGAGCTTCACCGGACCAGACCTTGGAACACACCTGACACCAGAAGAAATGTTAGGACTATCAAAATGTGCTTTTGCTGTCTTCAAAAAAGTATCTCTTGACACAATGTCTACAGCTCTCGGGATCTCTGCAACTCCTCCGGTTATCTGATTTTGTTCCTTTCCAACAATTGTACCATCAGAAGAAGGATGAAATGGTATGTTTCCAGGACACGGATTGTGTGTCCAAGCTGAGTTGGCATGGTAAAATGATGGATGCTTCACATGTGGCATGAAGGTAGGCAAGAATGCTGTAGCAGACTGTGAATTTTGATCAGATCTTGTGTTGCGATTTCCTCGTAGAGGTGAAAATCCTGCAGGTGAATTTTGTCCACAATGGAAATATGAGAAGTTCCTCAACTTATCTTCGCATTCGATTCCATTCCCGGAGAAAACATCAACTCCAGGAAAACGATGATGTTTTAAATGATGCACTCTGCATCCAACATAATCATGGGTTGTGCTTGGAGCATCTACCTGAATATTGGAAAAACTTCGGGATTGCAGCGACAGAAAAGGGTGACCGTGTCGTGGCAActctaagaaaatatttgtagTATGATGGCATCTGATGGAGGAGCTTGCATGCTCCTTTGCCGTATCACCGATGCATTTGCCTCCGGCTGTGGAGACTGTAAGATCTTTTCCCATCAAACGCATGGTATGTTGTGAGATAACGGCATGCTCATGTTGCACACTAATGCCAGAATGTAATCTGGGTTTCTTAGCATGTAACTGGTTTTGCCATGGACAAGAAGAAAATTCCCTCCCAGTATGGTGAATGTTTCCCAAATTCATATTGGTGTACCGATTCTGCGAAAACTGACCTGTGCACTGAATTGTGTGGTGAGGCAATATGTGAGGAGCCTTTCCATTCATAGTGCCATCTCCTCTTGAGTTCAATGGAAGACCAATCATTCCTCTGTCAGAAATGTTACTTATCTCATCAGGCAACAGTGAGGCTATTGATCTTGTGTTAATGATTCTCCACCGATCACAGCTATTAAGTTCACGCTGCAATCCCTGTGATTTGGAATGGAGGTCTTGATTGTGTTTAGGAGCAGCTTCTCTTACATCACTTGGTGTTTGGAGATCAGAAGTTGCACCCTCTGGATGGTCAAGATCTGTCACCTCTGAATCAGAAATGAATGTGCAATTGAAATCTGGAATACACAGGAGTGCGCGATTCAGATCAATCAAGTTAAGTGAGTCCTTTGCACTTCTAGATTCAGAAGTCCTTCTGTCATATATATCCCAATCTGATTGATTAGTCTTAAAGGAGGATTCCTTGTTCTTATGAGAACTAGTATTTGCAGCTCCTAATCTCTCAGCCTCACTAGAGTGATCTGAGTACACATTGCAGTGGTTTTGCAGTTGGGGTAACATGGAACTTGTCTTCTTTCTAATATGCATGTCTGAGAATGTAACATGCTTCCCCAACTTGCAGCTTAGCTCTATGGCTTCTGTCCCTTTCAAACTGCTGCATTTCTCCTTGTTGATTCTGAGAGTGACAGAGGATCGGCTTTTATGCTTTTTCAGAATGCTCTGCTTGGAGTGTACCATAGTAGAGTTTGCCAACTTGTGTGCATTAACCGTCTCTGTGCGACCAATGCCCCGTAGGGTTTTCTTCTTGAAATCTTCTGGTTTCCATATTTCAAAATCACACATCCTCGTATTCTCAATGTTGATATGTTTTTCTCTTTGATGTGCTTGACATGTCTGGGCAGAACAAGGAGGATGTAACTTGTTTACTGAAACCTGCAAAGATGCACGACCATGTGGGATAAGTTATACatgcatattaaataattGTGACATAGTCACAAAATCTTTATATACGTTATCTATCACTGCATTATTACATATGCATAAATGAAAAACTGCAGAGACGAACAGACTTGGTCTTTTTGGTCACATAATTAGGTCAGTAAAGATTACGATGTTTTGGTCATTTGGTAAATccctttttaattttgtccGAATTGCCTATTCACCTGAAAATTTACAGCGTAGTGCCATATTAATAACTAGGTTTTCTTACGCCATTTTCAGCAATACAGATTTAGAAGCTTAGTTCTGCTCGccataaaatgataaaaactAAGTGAGATCaatttgagttaattttaagaatgGACTAGGGCATggagtcataaaaaataactgcTAT
Encoded proteins:
- the LOC102721554 gene encoding uncharacterized protein LOC102721554 produces the protein MAQPSFSIREYAASMRGTAASPHPHPLVGAGDVFPPMPARRFRWWVDELHAAVRSSAPAPPATKKRSVSDLFASASAGGGGGNDDVETEEASAMDNQPKKPRSHEDDGLRKIKKGISLSSSTPEAPKVSVNKLHPPCSAQTCQAHQREKHINIENTRMCDFEIWKPEDFKKKTLRGIGRTETVNAHKLANSTMVHSKQSILKKHKSRSSVTLRINKEKCSSLKGTEAIELSCKLGKHVTFSDMHIRKKTSSMLPQLQNHCNVYSDHSSEAERLGAANTSSHKNKESSFKTNQSDWDIYDRRTSESRSAKDSLNLIDLNRALLCIPDFNCTFISDSEVTDLDHPEGATSDLQTPSDVREAAPKHNQDLHSKSQGLQRELNSCDRWRIINTRSIASLLPDEISNISDRGMIGLPLNSRGDGTMNGKAPHILPHHTIQCTGQFSQNRYTNMNLGNIHHTGREFSSCPWQNQLHAKKPRLHSGISVQHEHAVISQHTMRLMGKDLTVSTAGGKCIGDTAKEHASSSIRCHHTTNIFLELPRHGHPFLSLQSRSFSNIQVDAPSTTHDYVGCRVHHLKHHRFPGVDVFSGNGIECEDKLRNFSYFHCGQNSPAGFSPLRGNRNTRSDQNSQSATAFLPTFMPHVKHPSFYHANSAWTHNPCPGNIPFHPSSDGTIVGKEQNQITGGVAEIPRAVDIVSRDTFLKTAKAHFDSPNISSGVRCVPRSGPVKLHPGAKHVLEPRQNTDDGNYPPKYSCIPFVVISRGGNILSGQTKDGRKV